A window from Shimia isoporae encodes these proteins:
- a CDS encoding tetratricopeptide repeat protein has translation MSLISLILQLVVRILGFADTQGILVYVMVNFTSHLKRAVAAFAVTSCVCGAFPVLAQEENPDTAQIELPGPQDLAGMMQQLRDAEEGAASSIADRIRREWNKSGSATADFLLKRGETALENGEYAQAIDHLTALTDHAPDFAAGWALRARTFFEMDEYGRAIGDLEHVLALNPQHFDALMGLALMLDQMQHAEDAYEAYLQVKAIHPHQAGLSEAIERLEQQVLGREL, from the coding sequence ATGTCGCTCATCAGTTTGATCCTTCAACTTGTTGTGCGCATCTTGGGATTCGCCGATACGCAGGGTATACTCGTTTACGTTATGGTCAACTTCACTTCTCATCTCAAACGTGCCGTTGCGGCATTTGCCGTCACGTCTTGTGTCTGTGGTGCCTTTCCGGTGCTGGCTCAGGAAGAAAACCCCGATACCGCACAAATCGAATTGCCCGGTCCGCAGGATCTTGCTGGCATGATGCAACAGCTTCGTGACGCAGAGGAGGGGGCCGCAAGCTCAATTGCCGATCGCATCAGGCGTGAATGGAACAAGTCAGGCTCAGCTACAGCGGATTTTCTCCTTAAGCGCGGTGAAACTGCGCTTGAGAACGGCGAGTACGCGCAGGCCATAGATCATTTGACCGCGCTTACGGACCACGCGCCGGATTTTGCTGCCGGATGGGCTCTTCGGGCGCGCACCTTTTTCGAGATGGATGAATATGGGCGCGCAATTGGCGATCTGGAACATGTGCTGGCTCTCAACCCGCAGCACTTTGATGCCCTGATGGGTCTGGCCTTAATGCTGGATCAAATGCAGCACGCTGAAGACGCATATGAGGCCTACTTGCAGGTCAAGGCTATACATCCGCATCAGGCGGGCCTAAGTGAAGCAATAGAAAGACTCGAGCAACAGGTTCTGGGTCGCGAACTCTGA
- a CDS encoding SCP2 sterol-binding domain-containing protein has protein sequence MSDIINTAVAALTEKLGGDAFDGSAKFAIEGEGGIIIDSDGVRAGDDETDVTMTADVETFQAILEGELNPTAAFMGGKLSIDGDMGAAMKLGSILG, from the coding sequence ATGAGCGACATTATCAATACCGCAGTGGCAGCCCTGACCGAAAAATTGGGCGGCGACGCATTTGACGGCTCCGCGAAATTCGCAATCGAAGGCGAAGGCGGCATCATCATCGACTCCGATGGCGTGCGCGCGGGCGACGACGAAACCGACGTGACCATGACTGCCGACGTCGAAACCTTCCAAGCGATCCTTGAAGGCGAACTGAACCCGACTGCTGCTTTCATGGGTGGTAAGCTGTCCATTGACGGCGACATGGGTGCCGCGATGAAACTGGGCTCGATCCTGGGCTAA
- a CDS encoding alpha/beta fold hydrolase: protein MALDSAPFHHDVAEGPEARAYWLKTSDDVRIRVAHWPKNNSRGTVFMFPGRTEYVEKYGRAAGEFAALGYETLGIDWRGQGLADRLIDNPRAGYVVDFPDYQKDIAAFLEAAEELNLPKPWFLVAHSMGGCIGLRAVMEKLPVNGVVFSGPMWGIMMSAAVKPGAWALMRLASTFGFAENFAPTTGAETYVVQQDFDENTLTNDRDMYEYMRKQVTTYPGLALGGPSLHWLREAIAECKLLNSKPSPDLPCLTFMGDNEAIVTQRNVYERMGRWGNGQLEIILGGQHEVLMEGPDVRAKVFAQIGDFFDANR from the coding sequence ATGGCATTGGATTCCGCACCGTTTCACCATGATGTGGCCGAAGGGCCGGAGGCCCGCGCTTACTGGCTCAAAACATCTGATGACGTGCGGATCAGGGTCGCACACTGGCCCAAAAACAATAGCCGGGGGACGGTCTTCATGTTCCCCGGTCGCACTGAATACGTTGAAAAATATGGCCGAGCCGCAGGAGAGTTCGCTGCCCTTGGCTATGAGACACTCGGGATCGACTGGCGCGGACAGGGCCTCGCCGATCGCCTTATCGACAATCCGCGTGCGGGATATGTTGTCGACTTCCCCGACTACCAGAAAGACATTGCAGCCTTTTTGGAGGCTGCAGAAGAACTGAACCTGCCCAAACCTTGGTTCCTGGTGGCGCATTCCATGGGCGGCTGCATTGGCTTGCGGGCTGTGATGGAGAAGTTGCCTGTCAACGGCGTCGTTTTTTCAGGTCCGATGTGGGGAATCATGATGTCCGCCGCGGTCAAGCCGGGTGCGTGGGCGCTAATGCGCCTTGCCTCGACGTTTGGTTTTGCCGAGAACTTTGCTCCGACAACCGGCGCGGAAACTTACGTGGTTCAGCAAGACTTCGACGAAAACACGCTGACAAACGATCGCGACATGTACGAATACATGCGCAAGCAGGTCACCACCTACCCGGGTCTTGCGCTCGGCGGCCCTTCGCTGCACTGGCTGCGCGAGGCGATTGCCGAATGCAAACTGCTGAACTCCAAACCCAGCCCAGACCTGCCGTGCCTGACCTTTATGGGCGACAACGAAGCCATCGTTACCCAGCGCAACGTGTATGAACGCATGGGGCGATGGGGAAATGGCCAGCTGGAAATCATTCTGGGCGGACAGCACGAAGTGCTGATGGAAGGCCCTGATGTCCGTGCCAAAGTTTTTGCCCAGATTGGCGACTTTTTCGACGCCAACCGTTGA
- a CDS encoding DegT/DnrJ/EryC1/StrS family aminotransferase — MSKRTSREIFTGNFTQQEPIPESAISAAVEVMQSGRLHRYNVAPGELGEAALLEQEFASLTGADYCLAVASGGYAMGCALRALGVEPGDKVLTNAFTLAPVPGAIASVGAVPVFVGVTEGLVIDLEDLEAKAGQADVLMLSHMRGHICDMDALMAICDANDVKVIEDCAHTMGGGWKGVPSGRHGVMACYSTQTYKHVNSGEGGFLISNDEEAMARAIILSGSYMLYERHAAAPSSEVFERVKYHTPNVSGRMDNLRAAILRPQLQALPQQVVAWNERHDAVLNGVRGTPGLHVVERPDGEDYVGSSIQFLLLDWTEENIAEVLHRCGERGVELKWFGGAEPVAFTSRYDSWRYAPSQPMPKTDRILKGVLDMRIPLTFSVADCELLARIIRAEVGAVYQAA, encoded by the coding sequence ATGAGCAAACGCACGAGCCGCGAGATATTCACGGGAAATTTCACTCAACAGGAACCCATTCCGGAAAGCGCGATCTCAGCAGCAGTTGAGGTCATGCAGTCCGGTCGCTTGCACCGCTACAACGTCGCGCCGGGCGAGTTGGGCGAAGCGGCTCTGCTGGAGCAGGAGTTCGCGTCTCTGACAGGGGCGGATTATTGTCTGGCTGTGGCTTCTGGCGGATATGCGATGGGCTGCGCCCTGCGGGCTTTGGGCGTCGAACCCGGGGACAAAGTGCTGACAAACGCCTTCACATTGGCGCCTGTGCCGGGGGCGATCGCTTCAGTCGGGGCCGTGCCTGTGTTTGTCGGCGTGACAGAGGGCCTCGTGATTGACCTTGAGGATCTTGAAGCAAAGGCTGGTCAGGCGGACGTTTTGATGTTGTCACATATGCGCGGTCACATCTGCGATATGGATGCGCTGATGGCGATTTGTGACGCCAATGACGTCAAAGTCATCGAAGACTGCGCACACACGATGGGCGGCGGTTGGAAGGGGGTACCTTCCGGGCGGCACGGCGTTATGGCCTGTTATTCGACCCAGACCTACAAGCACGTAAATTCCGGCGAGGGCGGATTTCTGATCTCCAACGACGAAGAGGCCATGGCGCGGGCGATTATCCTTTCAGGCTCTTACATGCTTTATGAGCGTCATGCGGCTGCGCCTTCGTCAGAGGTGTTTGAACGTGTGAAGTATCACACCCCCAATGTGTCCGGTCGGATGGACAATCTTCGGGCGGCGATCTTGCGGCCGCAACTGCAGGCACTGCCGCAACAAGTCGTGGCATGGAACGAACGACATGATGCAGTTCTGAACGGAGTACGGGGAACGCCGGGTTTGCACGTCGTTGAGCGACCGGATGGTGAGGACTACGTTGGCAGCTCCATTCAGTTTCTTTTGCTCGATTGGACAGAGGAAAACATTGCCGAGGTATTGCACCGTTGCGGGGAGCGCGGTGTCGAGTTGAAGTGGTTTGGTGGGGCCGAACCTGTCGCGTTTACGTCTCGCTACGATAGTTGGCGTTATGCGCCCAGCCAGCCCATGCCAAAGACGGACCGCATTCTGAAAGGTGTTCTGGATATGCGAATTCCGCTGACGTTTTCCGTGGCGGACTGTGAGTTGCTCGCCCGCATCATCCGCGCCGAGGTCGGCGCGGTTTATCAAGCGGCGTAA
- a CDS encoding MmgE/PrpD family protein: protein MKDPIAFVHEMSWDDLSEAARKQVELNILDLIGVGAGGMTTRLSGIVRTHAHVEFGGNIPMLFDGRTASASGMALAAGMTIDALDGHDGFNPAKGHIGAPLFPAVLAVGHEAKTSGRAFLEAIAMGYEFGARVSVAQHATVPDYHTSGSWGAVTAAAASARLLGLDRDLTRHAVGIAEYHGPRSQMMRCIDHPTMLKDGAGWGAMSGVSAVKLACSGFTGAPAITVEQATEHWDDLGDRWYVLEQYYKPYPVCRWAQAPMEAAMTLQATHSFEASDIEAIEIETFHESVRLAMPHPTNTEEAQYSTSFPVAVALVRGDLTPQDISDEATEDAEIQSLSSKVTMREHDVANAAFPVQRLARVCIQTRDGKKYQSDWQEPKWDHTAPPTEAELRAKFHALADPVLGPVAAKEIEDTLANLAVLPLSSLSDQLLRPIKASTTIGSAA, encoded by the coding sequence ATGAAAGATCCAATTGCCTTTGTGCATGAGATGAGTTGGGACGACTTGTCGGAAGCGGCCCGAAAACAAGTTGAGCTAAACATCCTCGATCTGATTGGCGTCGGTGCCGGCGGTATGACCACCCGCCTCTCCGGTATTGTCCGCACACATGCCCACGTCGAATTCGGAGGGAACATTCCGATGCTGTTTGACGGCCGTACGGCCTCCGCTTCCGGCATGGCCCTCGCGGCGGGTATGACGATTGACGCGCTGGATGGCCATGATGGCTTCAACCCCGCCAAAGGCCATATCGGCGCGCCGCTGTTCCCAGCGGTCCTCGCAGTGGGACACGAAGCCAAAACCTCTGGACGGGCGTTTCTTGAAGCAATTGCAATGGGGTATGAGTTCGGTGCGCGGGTCTCGGTGGCACAACACGCCACTGTACCCGACTATCACACAAGCGGTAGTTGGGGCGCCGTGACAGCGGCGGCGGCCAGCGCGCGTCTGCTAGGGTTGGACAGGGATCTTACCCGTCATGCGGTTGGCATTGCGGAATATCACGGACCAAGAAGCCAGATGATGCGCTGCATTGACCACCCCACAATGCTAAAGGACGGCGCGGGCTGGGGGGCAATGTCGGGCGTTTCGGCTGTAAAGCTTGCCTGTTCAGGCTTCACGGGCGCACCGGCCATCACGGTAGAACAAGCCACCGAGCATTGGGACGACCTCGGGGACCGTTGGTATGTGCTTGAACAATACTACAAGCCTTACCCGGTCTGTCGTTGGGCACAGGCACCAATGGAAGCCGCGATGACCCTACAAGCTACCCACAGCTTTGAAGCAAGCGACATCGAAGCAATAGAAATTGAGACGTTCCACGAAAGCGTTCGGCTGGCGATGCCGCACCCGACCAACACGGAAGAAGCGCAGTATTCCACGTCCTTTCCGGTTGCCGTAGCACTTGTGCGCGGAGACCTTACTCCTCAGGACATATCGGATGAGGCAACCGAAGACGCGGAAATTCAGTCCCTTTCTTCCAAGGTCACAATGCGGGAGCACGACGTTGCCAATGCGGCTTTTCCGGTGCAACGGCTCGCGCGTGTGTGCATCCAAACCCGAGACGGCAAAAAATACCAAAGTGACTGGCAGGAGCCGAAATGGGACCACACTGCACCGCCAACCGAGGCCGAGCTACGCGCCAAATTCCACGCCTTGGCTGATCCCGTATTGGGGCCGGTTGCAGCAAAAGAAATTGAGGACACCTTGGCGAATCTCGCGGTTCTGCCGCTTTCCAGTCTCTCCGATCAGCTATTGCGCCCGATCAAGGCATCGACGACCATCGGCAGCGCAGCGTAG
- a CDS encoding HAD-IA family hydrolase has protein sequence MRTVIFDLDGTLADTSGDLIAAANFCFRNMGFGDVLDVEYDAGIALRGGRRMLTEGLTRLGRFEEAMVDRYYPVLLEAYGEHIAEFTYFFPGALEAVEALRSAGYGVGICTNKPEALAEQLMQTLGARDLFGALVGADTLTVRKPDPEPLRETARRLGGDPDLTILIGDSDTDRNTARAAGVPSVLVTFGPSGDDMAALEPEALLDDYAALPMVVDALIGRNS, from the coding sequence ATGCGCACAGTGATTTTCGATTTGGACGGTACCTTGGCAGACACCAGTGGAGATCTGATTGCTGCTGCCAACTTCTGTTTCCGGAACATGGGCTTCGGGGACGTTCTTGATGTAGAATACGATGCAGGCATAGCGCTGCGCGGCGGGCGCCGGATGCTCACCGAAGGCCTCACACGTTTGGGGCGGTTCGAGGAAGCCATGGTTGATCGCTATTATCCGGTTTTGTTGGAAGCATATGGCGAACACATTGCGGAATTCACGTATTTCTTCCCGGGAGCGTTGGAAGCGGTCGAGGCGCTCAGGTCTGCAGGATATGGCGTGGGCATCTGCACAAACAAACCGGAAGCTCTGGCAGAGCAGCTTATGCAGACTTTGGGAGCACGCGACCTGTTCGGTGCGCTTGTTGGTGCTGATACGCTGACGGTGCGCAAGCCCGATCCCGAGCCATTGCGGGAAACCGCCCGTCGCCTTGGCGGCGATCCGGACCTGACCATTCTGATCGGTGATAGCGACACAGACCGAAATACGGCAAGGGCCGCTGGTGTCCCGTCGGTGCTCGTTACCTTCGGCCCTTCGGGAGATGACATGGCCGCGCTGGAGCCTGAAGCCCTGTTGGATGACTACGCTGCGCTGCCGATGGTCGTCGATGCCTTGATCGGGCGCAATAGCTGA
- the glmU gene encoding bifunctional UDP-N-acetylglucosamine diphosphorylase/glucosamine-1-phosphate N-acetyltransferase GlmU — MSIALVILAAGKGTRMNSDLPKVLHQIANAPMLVHTMQAGAALSPEKTVVVAGHGYDAVKAAALDYDPEATVVLQEEQNGTGHATRVARDALADFDGDVIVLFGDTPFVTPETLESMAVAREENAVVVLGFEAADPGKYGRLVMKGDSLERIVEYADATDEERDITFCNSGVMLAKRDDLFDLIDALNSDNAQGEIYLTDIVGVARERGMSVTAVSCDEAETLGINSRAHLAQAEAVFQDRARAELMDLGVTLQQPETVMLSFDTVIGRDTTVEPNVYFGPGVTIESGTRIRAFSHLEGCHISRGAIIGPYARLRPGAELAENTHVGNFVEIKNAEIGEGTKVNHLSYVGDATVGKGTNIGAGTITCNYDGVMKHRTEIGDNAFVGSNTMLVAPVKVGNQAMTGSGSVITKNVPDEALALARADQVTKPGLSVKLFEILKKKKQKRDQESQ; from the coding sequence ATGAGCATCGCACTTGTCATCCTGGCCGCAGGCAAAGGCACACGGATGAACTCAGATTTGCCAAAGGTTCTCCACCAAATCGCAAACGCGCCCATGCTGGTGCATACGATGCAGGCGGGCGCTGCTCTGTCTCCGGAGAAAACAGTTGTTGTCGCCGGCCACGGTTATGACGCGGTGAAAGCAGCTGCACTCGACTATGATCCCGAGGCGACCGTTGTCCTGCAAGAAGAACAGAACGGGACTGGCCACGCCACACGTGTTGCTCGAGACGCCTTGGCAGATTTTGACGGTGACGTGATTGTGCTGTTCGGTGACACGCCATTTGTAACTCCCGAAACACTGGAAAGCATGGCTGTAGCACGCGAAGAAAATGCAGTTGTGGTTCTCGGTTTTGAAGCCGCGGACCCCGGCAAATATGGCCGCCTTGTCATGAAGGGCGACAGCCTTGAGCGCATAGTAGAATACGCAGACGCGACAGATGAAGAGCGGGACATAACATTCTGTAATTCCGGTGTAATGCTCGCCAAGCGGGATGATCTATTCGACCTGATCGACGCTCTGAACTCGGACAATGCCCAAGGTGAGATTTATCTGACCGATATTGTCGGCGTGGCCCGCGAACGCGGCATGTCAGTGACCGCCGTTTCCTGCGACGAGGCTGAAACTCTTGGCATCAATTCCCGCGCTCACTTGGCCCAAGCAGAAGCCGTTTTTCAGGACCGCGCCCGCGCCGAACTGATGGATTTGGGCGTGACGCTACAGCAACCCGAAACCGTGATGCTTTCCTTTGATACAGTCATCGGTCGAGACACAACGGTTGAGCCGAATGTCTACTTCGGTCCTGGGGTCACAATTGAGTCCGGAACACGTATCCGCGCGTTTTCTCACTTGGAGGGATGTCATATCAGTCGTGGGGCCATCATCGGGCCTTACGCGCGTTTGCGCCCCGGCGCGGAACTCGCGGAAAACACCCACGTCGGTAACTTTGTTGAAATTAAAAACGCCGAAATTGGTGAAGGCACCAAGGTCAATCACCTGAGCTATGTTGGCGATGCGACCGTTGGCAAAGGCACCAATATCGGCGCCGGGACGATCACCTGTAACTACGATGGCGTGATGAAGCACCGCACCGAGATCGGCGACAATGCCTTTGTCGGGTCCAATACGATGTTGGTTGCCCCGGTCAAAGTCGGCAATCAAGCCATGACCGGTTCGGGTTCGGTCATCACCAAGAACGTGCCGGATGAAGCCCTGGCTTTGGCACGGGCTGATCAGGTAACCAAACCGGGACTATCTGTAAAATTGTTCGAGATTTTAAAGAAAAAGAAGCAGAAACGCGACCAGGAGAGCCAATAA
- the glmS gene encoding glutamine--fructose-6-phosphate transaminase (isomerizing), whose product MCGIVGVLGNHEAAPILVEALKRLEYRGYDSAGIATVNSGTLDRRRAVGKLVNLSDLLVHEPLAGKSGIGHTRWATHGAPNVVNAHPHRAGPVAVVHNGIIENFRELREELAKAGISFVTETDTETVALMTQHYMNEGLSAADAALKTLSRLDGAFALAFLFEGEDDLIVAARKGSPLAIGHGDGEMFVGSDAIALSPLTDRITYLEEGDSAVLTRTSFEIRDANGNLANRAVKKIEIDQTRVDKGGHKHFMAKEIAEQPTVLGEAIRHYLTTDGTDVSLPGEELDFTKINRLTMVACGTAYYACLTAKYWFEQLAQMPVEVDVASEFRYREPPVTDGTVALFVSQSGETADTLAALRYCDGKADKILSVVNVAESSIARESDIAFPILAGTEIGVASTKAFTCQLTVLLMLALKAAKQRGTLEDERFADLLKSLNALPGLVNVALDAEPQMAAAARKLAEARDILFLGRGVMFPLALEGALKLKEISYIHAEAYASGELKHGPIALIDKHVPVVVLAPKDALFDKTVSNMQEVMARAGKVLLVSDHAGLDEGAEGTWQTIQMPAVDPVLTPILYAVPAQLLAYHTAIAKGTDVDQPRNLAKSVTVE is encoded by the coding sequence ATGTGCGGTATTGTAGGTGTTCTTGGAAATCACGAGGCGGCTCCAATACTTGTGGAAGCGCTGAAACGGCTCGAATATCGTGGCTATGACAGCGCCGGCATCGCGACCGTCAACAGCGGCACACTCGACCGCCGCCGCGCTGTAGGCAAACTGGTAAACCTGTCCGACCTTCTGGTGCATGAACCTCTTGCCGGCAAATCCGGTATCGGCCACACACGCTGGGCGACCCATGGCGCTCCCAACGTCGTCAACGCCCACCCCCATCGCGCCGGCCCCGTAGCCGTTGTCCATAACGGAATCATCGAAAACTTCCGGGAACTTCGTGAGGAGCTGGCCAAGGCTGGCATCAGTTTTGTGACAGAGACCGACACGGAAACCGTGGCGCTCATGACACAACACTACATGAACGAAGGCCTGTCCGCGGCCGATGCGGCGCTGAAGACGCTTTCCCGTCTCGATGGCGCCTTCGCGCTGGCGTTTCTTTTCGAAGGTGAAGACGATCTCATCGTTGCGGCGCGAAAAGGCTCGCCTTTGGCCATCGGTCACGGTGACGGAGAGATGTTTGTTGGTTCGGACGCCATCGCGCTCTCTCCTTTGACAGACCGCATCACCTACCTTGAGGAAGGTGACAGCGCGGTTCTGACCCGCACCAGCTTCGAAATTCGCGACGCCAACGGAAATCTGGCCAATCGTGCTGTGAAAAAGATCGAGATCGACCAGACGCGCGTCGACAAAGGTGGTCACAAACACTTCATGGCAAAGGAAATTGCCGAACAACCGACCGTTCTTGGCGAAGCCATCCGGCACTATCTGACGACAGATGGGACTGACGTTTCGCTGCCCGGCGAAGAACTGGATTTCACCAAGATCAACCGCCTGACTATGGTTGCCTGCGGCACGGCATACTACGCGTGTCTTACGGCAAAGTACTGGTTTGAACAGCTCGCTCAAATGCCCGTTGAAGTCGACGTTGCATCGGAGTTTCGCTACCGTGAACCTCCCGTCACCGACGGTACCGTTGCGCTTTTTGTCAGCCAGTCCGGAGAGACCGCAGATACGCTCGCTGCCCTGCGCTATTGCGACGGCAAGGCAGACAAAATTCTGTCAGTGGTAAACGTGGCAGAAAGCTCGATTGCCCGCGAAAGCGACATCGCCTTCCCAATTCTGGCCGGTACCGAAATCGGCGTCGCGTCGACCAAGGCTTTCACCTGCCAGCTCACAGTGCTTTTGATGCTCGCCCTCAAGGCCGCCAAACAACGCGGCACGCTGGAGGACGAGCGCTTTGCAGACCTTCTCAAAAGTCTGAATGCACTTCCCGGATTGGTGAACGTTGCGCTGGATGCAGAGCCACAAATGGCAGCCGCCGCCCGCAAACTCGCCGAAGCCCGCGACATTCTCTTCCTCGGGCGCGGCGTGATGTTTCCCCTGGCACTTGAAGGCGCCCTGAAACTGAAGGAAATCAGCTATATACACGCTGAAGCTTATGCGTCTGGAGAGCTGAAACACGGCCCCATCGCCCTGATCGACAAGCATGTTCCGGTGGTGGTTCTTGCACCAAAGGACGCGCTTTTTGACAAGACCGTTTCCAACATGCAGGAGGTCATGGCACGCGCCGGCAAGGTTCTTCTGGTGTCAGATCACGCAGGTCTTGACGAAGGCGCTGAAGGCACTTGGCAAACCATTCAGATGCCAGCCGTAGATCCGGTTCTCACCCCGATCCTATATGCCGTGCCTGCTCAGTTGCTGGCATATCATACAGCGATCGCCAAAGGCACAGATGTTGATCAACCACGCAACCTTGCCAAGTCGGTCACCGTAGAATGA
- a CDS encoding DNA alkylation repair protein: MRLEEALDALRKLEEPGRAEGMAAYHKQSREVIGIPNPAINDLTKDWRRSLTVDERVDLARALWATDIFEARLAASKLLTQARIRPDEAAWELIQSWLPDFDSWAIADHGCMAGQKRLVATPARVDDVEAWTTSEHMWTRRAALVITLPWTKQNFPKPLDLEIRDRVLGWAANYVPDHEWFIQKAIGWWLRDLSKHDAPRVISFLDKHADGMKPFAVKEARKYLK, from the coding sequence ATGAGACTTGAGGAAGCACTCGACGCCCTGCGAAAGCTTGAAGAGCCCGGTCGCGCTGAAGGCATGGCCGCATATCACAAGCAGTCTCGCGAAGTCATCGGTATCCCAAATCCGGCGATCAATGACCTGACAAAGGATTGGCGGCGGTCATTGACCGTCGACGAACGCGTTGACCTTGCCCGCGCACTTTGGGCCACCGACATTTTTGAGGCACGGTTGGCAGCGTCAAAACTGCTTACTCAAGCCCGCATCCGGCCCGATGAAGCAGCGTGGGAACTCATCCAAAGTTGGCTCCCTGATTTTGACAGCTGGGCGATTGCCGACCACGGATGTATGGCCGGTCAAAAACGACTCGTGGCCACGCCTGCGCGCGTGGACGACGTCGAGGCGTGGACAACATCCGAACATATGTGGACAAGGCGCGCGGCTCTGGTGATTACTCTGCCTTGGACGAAGCAGAATTTTCCCAAACCACTGGATCTGGAAATCCGGGATCGTGTTTTGGGCTGGGCCGCAAATTACGTACCAGACCATGAGTGGTTTATTCAGAAAGCGATAGGATGGTGGCTACGCGACCTGTCCAAGCATGATGCCCCCAGAGTCATCTCTTTTCTGGACAAACACGCAGATGGTATGAAACCGTTTGCTGTAAAAGAAGCTCGCAAATATCTGAAGTAG
- the moaA gene encoding GTP 3',8-cyclase MoaA, producing the protein MTAPLIDPFQRAISYLRVSVTDRCDFRCVYCMAENMTFLPKKELLTLEELDRMCSAFVRMGVQKLRITGGEPLVRRDIMTFFRSMKRHLDSGELRELTLTTNGSQLERFAGELADCGVRRINVSMDTMNEQKFADITRWGRLPQVMRGLDAAREAGLRIKINAVALKGFNEDELIPMAEWCAERDMDMTWIEVMPMGDLGNEDRLDQYWSLKDLRARLAERYALTDLSESTGGPARYVRLEETGQKIGFITPLTHNFCESCNRVRITCTGQIYTCLGQEGMSDLRGPLRSSESDMPLENAIRGAIALKPKGHDFDYSRQEISGQMSRHMSHTGG; encoded by the coding sequence ATGACAGCCCCATTGATCGACCCGTTTCAGCGCGCCATTTCATACCTGCGTGTTTCCGTAACTGACCGCTGCGATTTCCGCTGCGTCTATTGCATGGCTGAAAACATGACGTTTCTGCCAAAGAAAGAACTCCTGACGCTGGAAGAACTGGACCGTATGTGCTCGGCCTTCGTGCGCATGGGTGTGCAAAAGCTTCGCATTACCGGTGGAGAGCCGCTGGTTCGGCGGGATATCATGACTTTCTTCCGCTCTATGAAGCGTCATCTGGACAGCGGCGAACTTCGCGAATTGACCCTCACAACAAATGGCAGCCAGCTTGAGCGTTTCGCAGGGGAACTGGCTGATTGCGGCGTCCGTCGGATCAACGTGTCGATGGACACCATGAACGAACAGAAATTTGCGGACATCACTCGGTGGGGGCGCCTGCCACAAGTCATGCGTGGTCTGGATGCAGCCCGCGAGGCCGGATTGCGCATCAAAATCAACGCGGTCGCGCTCAAAGGTTTCAACGAAGACGAGTTGATTCCGATGGCAGAATGGTGCGCGGAACGCGATATGGACATGACGTGGATCGAGGTCATGCCGATGGGCGATCTCGGCAACGAAGATCGTCTGGACCAATATTGGTCGCTGAAGGATCTGAGAGCGCGTCTGGCTGAACGATATGCATTGACTGACTTGTCAGAAAGCACCGGTGGCCCCGCGCGTTATGTGCGGCTTGAGGAAACCGGCCAGAAAATCGGTTTCATTACGCCGCTGACCCACAATTTCTGTGAAAGCTGTAACCGCGTGCGCATCACCTGTACCGGTCAGATTTACACCTGTCTGGGTCAGGAGGGCATGTCGGACCTGCGTGGGCCGCTGCGCAGCAGCGAGAGCGACATGCCGCTGGAGAACGCCATTCGTGGTGCCATCGCGCTCAAGCCAAAGGGTCATGATTTCGACTACTCACGGCAGGAAATCTCGGGCCAGATGAGCCGCCACATGAGCCACACCGGTGGTTAA